A genomic stretch from Candidatus Brocadiaceae bacterium includes:
- a CDS encoding mechanosensitive ion channel, producing MDYVLLQRLLLFLITVIAVPLLIWWLRPGSKVYQIQFRLSFLLAISLGFLSLILSLISLATNVIGIFPLGHVLVSGMVKILYASVAIYAIAVVLDGFVALLVRRRNAQVFHIVQAYARQMERNAIFFIHSIIVFFWLRMTLRTFGLYQPLWEWFAKMVKNTLTIGTVNISAGAVFSFILILFITFVLARVVRVLLEVEIFSRFSFPRGVPGAISMLARYAIIGFGFFLALSAVGVDLGKFGLLAGAMGVGLGFGLRNIIENFVSGLIIIFERPIEVGDTVEIGAVMGNVEKIGMRSSTVKTFDGSEVIVPNAHLISNQVSNWTLSDRQRRIQLPVKVAFGNDPHKVLELLLKVSREHPGVLKLPEPMAIFNGFGDNYLDFMLNYWVSENILQTKSEMALNVHDIIKEFGIDTPRPKGDFNLKIVGRTETCQKMSSHDSGN from the coding sequence GTGGATTATGTTCTATTGCAGCGATTGTTGTTATTCCTTATTACGGTCATTGCGGTTCCCCTGCTTATTTGGTGGCTCCGGCCGGGAAGTAAGGTGTATCAGATACAATTCCGTCTGTCGTTTTTATTGGCAATAAGTCTGGGTTTCCTGTCGCTGATCCTTTCTCTGATTTCTCTGGCGACCAACGTAATCGGCATCTTTCCCTTAGGGCATGTCCTGGTGTCAGGAATGGTGAAAATTCTTTATGCCTCTGTCGCTATTTATGCGATAGCAGTAGTGCTTGACGGATTTGTGGCGTTGCTCGTAAGAAGGCGTAACGCGCAGGTTTTTCATATTGTACAGGCTTATGCCCGACAAATGGAACGAAATGCCATTTTCTTCATTCATAGTATTATAGTTTTTTTCTGGCTACGCATGACGCTCAGGACCTTCGGGTTATATCAACCCCTGTGGGAGTGGTTTGCAAAAATGGTAAAGAATACATTGACGATCGGCACAGTAAACATTTCTGCCGGAGCCGTTTTCAGCTTTATTCTCATCCTGTTCATTACCTTTGTCCTTGCACGGGTTGTGCGGGTCCTGCTGGAAGTAGAAATTTTCTCCCGTTTCAGTTTTCCCAGAGGCGTGCCGGGCGCGATATCGATGTTGGCGCGATATGCCATTATCGGATTTGGTTTCTTTTTGGCTCTCTCCGCTGTCGGTGTGGATTTGGGAAAGTTCGGACTGCTGGCAGGCGCAATGGGTGTCGGTCTTGGTTTTGGCTTGCGGAATATTATCGAAAACTTTGTTTCAGGATTAATCATTATTTTTGAACGGCCCATTGAGGTCGGTGATACTGTGGAGATTGGTGCTGTAATGGGTAATGTGGAAAAAATTGGCATGCGTTCCAGCACGGTAAAAACGTTCGACGGGTCTGAAGTAATCGTTCCCAATGCGCATTTAATATCCAATCAGGTTTCCAACTGGACATTGTCTGACCGGCAACGGAGAATACAACTGCCCGTGAAGGTGGCGTTCGGAAATGACCCGCACAAGGTGCTGGAATTGTTGCTGAAAGTCTCCCGGGAGCATCCGGGCGTTTTGAAATTGCCGGAACCAATGGCGATCTTTAATGGTTTTGGCGACAACTATCTTGATTTTATGCTTAATTATTGGGTTTCAGAGAATATACTCCAGACCAAAAGTGAAATGGCATTGAACGTTCACGATATCATAAAAGAGTTCGGGATTGATACTCCGAGACCAAAGGGTGATTTTAATTTAAAAATCGTTGGTAGAACGGAGACCTGTCAAAAGATGAGTAGTCATGATAGCGGTAACTAA
- the cmk gene encoding (d)CMP kinase: MVIAIDGPAGSGKSTIARMLAKRLGFKYLDTGAMYRAFTWKVLQSGIDLHDENSMCKLMGKTVIELKTRENDVQVFVDGINVTREIRTPFIANNVHYISEKAGIRQQMVTLQKNFAIGENIVAEGRDMCTVVFPQAKYKFFLDAKIEARAKRRHAESHSTQNNSAYAAVVKDMEARDLRDATRNNSPLIRDSKAIYIDTTELAIEEVLHEILGKITPATT, encoded by the coding sequence GTGGTAATAGCAATCGACGGGCCCGCAGGTTCCGGGAAAAGCACCATTGCCAGGATGCTAGCGAAACGTCTGGGTTTTAAATACCTCGACACCGGTGCAATGTATCGTGCATTCACGTGGAAAGTATTGCAAAGCGGCATAGACCTCCATGATGAAAATTCCATGTGCAAGCTTATGGGAAAAACGGTCATAGAGCTTAAAACCCGGGAAAATGATGTACAGGTTTTTGTAGATGGAATCAATGTTACGCGTGAGATCCGTACGCCTTTCATCGCAAATAACGTTCACTACATTTCAGAAAAAGCCGGCATTCGGCAACAAATGGTAACATTGCAGAAAAACTTTGCAATCGGAGAAAACATTGTAGCAGAGGGGAGAGATATGTGTACTGTCGTTTTCCCTCAGGCAAAATATAAATTTTTTCTGGACGCAAAGATTGAGGCGCGAGCAAAAAGACGTCATGCTGAAAGTCATTCCACACAGAACAACAGCGCGTATGCCGCTGTTGTAAAAGACATGGAGGCCCGTGATTTACGAGATGCGACAAGAAATAACTCCCCATTAATAAGGGATAGCAAGGCTATCTATATTGATACGACAGAATTAGCAATTGAAGAGGTATTACATGAAATACTCGGCAAAATTACCCCTGCCACCACGTAA
- a CDS encoding 30S ribosomal protein S1 — MDRDILKEYNVNLADIERDVEAIMGDEQTKEKVESAYFDSIQNFEVSSILKGRILSTIGDNVIIDCGYKSEGMVPKYEFDDPSEIKIGEEIEVLLEAVEDDSGLIKLSKRKADRIRGWEKVIAQYEEGDILTGRVMRKIKGGLLVDIGVPIFLPASQIDVKPPGDIAQYVGKEVTCRILKIDEERQNIVVSRRKLIEEEREKKKKELLGEIAVGQVRKGVVKNIADFGAFIDLGGMDGLLHITDMSWGRISHPSEMLAIDDEVDVKILVVDQEKEKVALGLKQKSENPWVNIEEKYPLGTKVKGQVVNIMSYGAFVKLETGIEGLVHISEMSWTRRINHPSEIVAIGDMVEVVVLKIDKEREEISLSIKQTEVNPWTIIEEKYPAGTKITGRVRNLTNYGAFIEIEEGVDGLLHISDMSWAKKVAHPSEIVKKGDKIEALVLSVDREKKRVALGLKQLLDDPWSKEIPEKFKVGDLVKGTVSKLANFGAFLELGEGIEGLLHISEFSDKKINNPADIVNIGDELEVRVIRIEPEARKIGLSLKKIATKEEEEEGAEAHQTTAEESDLQTSEAEKNTLNSIESET; from the coding sequence ATGGATCGTGACATTTTAAAAGAATATAACGTAAATTTAGCCGATATAGAGAGAGATGTCGAAGCGATAATGGGAGACGAGCAGACAAAAGAAAAAGTTGAATCTGCTTATTTTGACTCTATCCAAAACTTCGAAGTAAGCTCTATCCTGAAAGGGCGTATTCTCAGCACTATTGGTGATAATGTAATTATAGACTGTGGTTATAAATCAGAGGGCATGGTCCCCAAATATGAATTTGACGATCCTTCCGAAATAAAGATAGGAGAAGAAATAGAGGTTTTGCTGGAGGCGGTAGAGGACGACTCGGGCCTTATTAAATTATCCAAACGTAAAGCTGACCGTATACGTGGCTGGGAAAAGGTCATTGCACAATACGAAGAAGGCGATATTTTAACGGGACGGGTTATGAGAAAAATAAAAGGTGGACTGCTGGTGGATATTGGCGTCCCAATATTTCTTCCTGCTTCTCAGATAGATGTAAAACCGCCCGGAGATATTGCACAATATGTGGGAAAGGAAGTTACCTGTAGAATACTGAAAATAGATGAAGAACGGCAAAACATTGTCGTTTCCAGAAGAAAATTGATTGAAGAAGAGCGTGAAAAGAAGAAAAAGGAATTACTGGGAGAAATTGCTGTTGGCCAGGTGAGAAAGGGTGTGGTAAAAAATATCGCCGATTTTGGCGCGTTTATTGATCTGGGTGGAATGGATGGACTTTTACATATCACCGATATGAGTTGGGGCAGAATAAGTCATCCATCTGAAATGTTGGCCATCGATGACGAAGTAGATGTAAAAATACTTGTTGTGGACCAGGAAAAAGAAAAGGTCGCCCTCGGATTAAAACAGAAGTCAGAGAACCCTTGGGTAAACATAGAAGAAAAATATCCTCTTGGCACGAAAGTAAAGGGTCAGGTTGTAAATATCATGTCTTACGGTGCATTTGTAAAACTGGAAACAGGTATTGAAGGTCTTGTACATATCTCAGAAATGTCCTGGACACGCCGCATCAACCATCCCTCAGAAATAGTAGCTATTGGCGACATGGTAGAAGTGGTTGTATTAAAAATCGACAAAGAAAGAGAAGAAATCTCTCTGAGCATCAAGCAAACAGAAGTGAACCCCTGGACGATCATTGAGGAAAAATATCCTGCCGGAACGAAGATCACCGGCCGTGTTCGAAATTTGACTAATTATGGCGCGTTTATTGAAATCGAAGAAGGAGTAGATGGTTTGTTGCACATTTCTGACATGTCATGGGCAAAAAAGGTTGCACATCCTTCTGAAATTGTTAAAAAAGGAGATAAAATTGAGGCCCTCGTTCTTTCTGTTGACCGGGAAAAAAAGAGAGTTGCCCTCGGTTTAAAGCAACTTTTAGATGACCCATGGTCAAAAGAAATTCCTGAAAAATTTAAGGTAGGCGATCTTGTAAAGGGCACAGTAAGTAAATTGGCAAATTTCGGTGCATTTCTGGAACTCGGCGAAGGAATTGAGGGATTGTTACATATATCAGAGTTTTCTGATAAAAAAATCAATAATCCGGCGGATATTGTCAATATAGGAGACGAATTAGAAGTCCGCGTTATTCGGATCGAACCGGAAGCAAGAAAGATAGGACTAAGTCTGAAGAAAATAGCTACTAAGGAAGAAGAGGAAGAAGGTGCCGAGGCACACCAGACAACTGCGGAAGAATCAGACCTTCAGACGAGTGAAGCAGAAAAAAACACATTAAATTCAATTGAATCCGAAACATAA
- a CDS encoding adenine phosphoribosyltransferase: MDIKKLIRDVPDFPKKDIIFKDITPLLQNPEGLKEVVEGISAYYKNKNVDVVVGAEARGFILAPAIAIALGAGFVPIRKPGKLPYEKASMNYTLEYGIDTLEIHKDAIKAGQQVLMVDDLLATGGTMDACCKLVESLGGTIVGCAFLIELSFLNGKKTLSSYDIFSLIKY, from the coding sequence ATGGATATAAAAAAACTGATACGCGATGTGCCTGATTTTCCAAAAAAAGACATTATTTTTAAAGATATAACACCTTTGCTCCAAAATCCTGAAGGGTTAAAAGAGGTGGTCGAAGGCATTTCGGCTTACTATAAAAACAAAAATGTGGATGTTGTTGTCGGCGCTGAGGCTCGTGGTTTTATCCTTGCGCCGGCAATTGCTATCGCCCTTGGCGCTGGATTCGTACCTATCAGAAAGCCGGGCAAACTCCCCTATGAAAAGGCCAGTATGAATTACACCCTCGAATATGGCATTGACACGCTGGAGATACACAAGGACGCAATAAAAGCGGGGCAACAGGTACTTATGGTTGATGATTTACTGGCAACCGGCGGGACTATGGATGCCTGCTGTAAACTGGTAGAATCTCTGGGAGGAACGATTGTCGGGTGCGCTTTCTTAATAGAATTATCTTTTCTTAATGGAAAGAAGACCTTAAGCTCCTATGATATATTTTCACTCATAAAATATTGA
- a CDS encoding RNA polymerase sigma factor RpoD/SigA, producing MKEINQIPLLSLEEEQEITRKVVEGDALSREKLIRSNLRLVISIAKGYTNQGLSFLDLIEEGNLGLIRSVKDFDPSTGYKFSTYATWWIKQAIRRALTDKAKTIRIPSYMKEKISKLKASSSELLEKLERPPDQNELAKEMDITAEKVKAIELAIRSTGSLDATYATGSDIIWALGDALADNKTASPEEEIEESYEREALQKMLSAIDKREAMIIKMRYGLADGEPKTLEEISKLLNISRERVRQIEKDTIQKLRYILSKENK from the coding sequence TTGAAAGAAATCAACCAAATCCCTTTGCTATCGCTTGAAGAAGAACAAGAGATTACAAGAAAGGTAGTTGAGGGTGATGCGCTATCCCGAGAGAAGCTGATACGAAGTAATCTCCGTCTGGTAATTAGCATTGCAAAGGGATATACCAATCAGGGTCTTTCTTTTCTGGATCTTATTGAAGAAGGAAACCTGGGGTTGATTCGCAGCGTGAAAGATTTTGACCCATCAACCGGTTATAAATTCAGCACGTATGCAACGTGGTGGATTAAACAAGCCATTCGCAGAGCCCTGACGGACAAAGCAAAAACAATCCGCATTCCCTCCTACATGAAAGAAAAAATTTCCAAGCTAAAGGCCTCCTCCTCTGAACTTTTAGAAAAACTGGAAAGACCCCCCGACCAAAATGAACTAGCAAAAGAAATGGATATTACAGCGGAAAAAGTGAAGGCCATTGAACTTGCTATCCGTTCAACCGGCTCCCTGGATGCGACATACGCAACCGGTTCAGACATTATCTGGGCACTGGGCGACGCCCTTGCAGATAATAAAACGGCTTCTCCTGAAGAAGAAATAGAGGAGAGCTACGAAAGGGAAGCGCTGCAAAAGATGTTAAGTGCTATCGACAAAAGGGAAGCCATGATAATTAAAATGCGATATGGCCTGGCAGATGGCGAACCAAAGACACTGGAGGAAATCAGCAAGTTATTGAATATCAGCCGTGAGAGAGTTCGACAAATAGAAAAGGACACTATTCAAAAATTACGCTATATTTTGTCAAAGGAGAATAAGTAA